The proteins below come from a single Aegilops tauschii subsp. strangulata cultivar AL8/78 chromosome 6, Aet v6.0, whole genome shotgun sequence genomic window:
- the LOC120966657 gene encoding uncharacterized protein isoform X2: MVRARRWQRPSSTYLSTSGGLLSGQRKRKKTRKGDERKEGSLHTEGGDGIDLRSVELLRRKKEQFIENRQESQETELSPLSGSKKPMDNNVSVTREIAEHMKLM, translated from the exons ATGGTGCGAGCTCGGCGGTGGCAACGACCTTCTTCGACGTACCTCTCCACCTCCGGTGGTCTGCTCTCCG GgcaaagaaaaaggaagaagaccAGAAAAGGAGATGAAAGAAAAGAGGGGAGCTTGCatactgaaggaggtgatggaATAGACCTTCGCTCGG TGGAGCTCCTAAGAAGAAAGAAGGAACAGTTCATCGAAAACAGACAAGAAAGTCAAGAAACAGAGCTATCACCTTTATCTGGATCTAAGAAG CCCATGGATAACAATGTTTCAGTCACTAGAGAGATTGCTGAACATATGAAGTTGATGTAA
- the LOC120966657 gene encoding uncharacterized protein isoform X1 translates to MVRARRWQRPSSTYLSTSGGLLSGQRKRKKTRKGDERKEGSLHTEGGDGIDLRSAVELLRRKKEQFIENRQESQETELSPLSGSKKPMDNNVSVTREIAEHMKLM, encoded by the exons ATGGTGCGAGCTCGGCGGTGGCAACGACCTTCTTCGACGTACCTCTCCACCTCCGGTGGTCTGCTCTCCG GgcaaagaaaaaggaagaagaccAGAAAAGGAGATGAAAGAAAAGAGGGGAGCTTGCatactgaaggaggtgatggaATAGACCTTCGCTCGG CAGTGGAGCTCCTAAGAAGAAAGAAGGAACAGTTCATCGAAAACAGACAAGAAAGTCAAGAAACAGAGCTATCACCTTTATCTGGATCTAAGAAG CCCATGGATAACAATGTTTCAGTCACTAGAGAGATTGCTGAACATATGAAGTTGATGTAA